Proteins from a single region of Scleropages formosus chromosome 22, fSclFor1.1, whole genome shotgun sequence:
- the sycp1 gene encoding synaptonemal complex protein 1, whose translation MEKERGFNFKLLVPPRISTGQVSAVKPQEVTAGNLGFTQPLYTTNIFSKCHDKDLNMPFPNAKVMSTSKSVKTDAARKIAVIPMEKDQKASNYSELYSELFVEAEKIKCWKIKMESEITQKDRKLQENKQTIENQRKAIQELQFGNESLSMKLEDKMSENADLKNKNNATKNLCNILKDAFERSAEKMNMYESERQETHHLFMQNSDTVQRMIAAFEALRVEGEVDRHKMLKFKKELEAYEDIKEGFQNELRIKQEEVMTLQAKMIDKENKLQELLQNFQDTEQNCVKFQEEARQHYEMFQASKQEQESLFEKLQRAEQSNKETEGNMQTLKTALEQKETEYAKVLAEKDSSLNELNKLKGEQEEKFLEIQTAALVLEESLRSEKRKAKELEASLSSLTEELKRTSGKLGEVEQKKDEKERQMTVLREDMDIKAKILTSLEQKLQMVETKASQLGVDLQSKNAEIFQLQNILQIQNLEKKHAEDALETFQQELKDLKEIVQTKEVELFDMREKLCDVLRNEGKSDEEINHLKKDIENYKKANRELMASFNKLQIQNETVAQQTPGNVSEAKALEVHLEECKANEKKTKKEMKKLEEENYQLRNKVESLSVKVEERKTIQEKYEKSIQNLQKEIVKKEKLLNSVEMKLINGKAKLENKTKAQEECLRENRNLKKQLATESVNFHKLENELNEIKEQFIKTESLHNEELKKLQEDIEVKTATEAELQQKVQKLSLEALEATKSKEEVELKCQQKISDMVALMEKHKNQYDKMVQEKDAELHSTRRKEAEINANNTSLELELSEMKRENSHLKQQLQNESNERDKLKQEIKALNTKIESVHQDMQQKRSEQGPKEIRCTASQNPAASLKSMKRSVFSFSEEPENDSIIKTPSLSSVSKRLSSTPQIKGDVFYCKKYWYKAKTVRKLFTLSKHSRTEILKTPNWSSIKKATGCIKSYRIRTPPSTGKSMPWKKNTLELDPKSDSSDQNDLLGFSVEHKPLRSLQRGDGRTHHQYGNPYKKSQSPAVTKSPGTALKLAAVKRMRDAGWTAVTSAENKKKKKNENTFA comes from the exons ATGGAGAAGGAAAGAGGCTTTAATTTCAAATTGTTGGTGCCACCAAGGATCAGTACTGGACAGGTGTCAGCTGTGAAACCTCAAGAAGTCACTGCAGGCAACTTAGGCTTTACCCAGCCATTATATACAACTAAC ATTTTTAGTAAATGCCATGACAAAGATTTGAACATGCCGTTCCCAAATGCCAAGGTGATGTCCACCTCAAAATCTGTCAAAACAG ATGCAGCCAGGAAAATTGCAGTAATTCCAATGGAAAAAGATCAG AAAGCAAGCAACTACAGTGAGCTGTATTCTGAACTGTTTGTggaagctgaaaaaataaaatgttggaaGATTAAAATGGAATCAGAGATTACACAAAAGGACAGGAAgttgcaggaaaacaaacaaacaatcgaAAACCAACGCAAAGCCATTCAGGAACTACAG TTTGGTAATGAGAGCCTTAGTATGAAACTGGAGGATAAGATGAGTGAAAATGCTGATCTGAAGAACAA AAACAACGCAACAAAGAATCTGTGTAACATTCTCAAGGATGCTTTTGAAAGATCAGCAGAGAAAATGAATATGT ATGAGTCCGAAAGGCAGGAAACTCACCATCTGTTCATGCAAAACAGTGATACCGTTCAG aggaTGATTGCTGCATTTGAAGCTCTTCGTGTTGAAGGTGAAGTTGATAgacataaaatgttaaaat TCAAAAAGGAATTAGAAGCATATGAAGATATTAAGGAGGGGTTTCAAAACGAATTGAGAATCAAACAAGAAGAG gtAATGACACTTCAAGCAAAAATGAttgacaaagaaaacaaacttcaGGAGTTACTGCAAAATTTTCAAGATACAGAGCAGAATTGTGTTAAGTTTCAAGAGGAAGCAA GACAACACTATGAAATGTTTCAAGCTTCTAAACAAGAACAAGAGAGCCtttttgaaaaactgcaaagaGCAGAACAGTCCAATAAAGAAACTGAG ggaaatatgcaaactctaAAGACAGCTCTGGAGCAAAAGGAAACTGAGTATGCAAAGGTCCTTGCAGAAAAAGACAGTTCTCTGAATGAGCTTAATAAGTTGAAAGGTGAACAAGAAGAGAAATTTCTAGAGATTCAAACTGCAGCCCTGGTATTAGAGGAATCACTAAGATCTGAAAAGCGGAA GGCAAAAGAACTTGAAGCCTCACTGAGTTCATTGACTGAGGAACTGAAGAGAACAAGTGGGAAATTAG GAGAagttgaacaaaaaaaagatgaaaaagaaagacaaatgaCAGTTCTCAGAGAGGATATG GATATCAAGGCAAAGATTTTAACATCATTAGAGCAGAAGTTACAAATGGTGGAGACAAAGGCATCACAACTTGGTGTGGATCTTCAgagtaaaaatgctgaaatttttCAGTTACAG AATATACTTCAGATACAAAATCTTGAGAAGAAGCATGCTGAGGATGCACTTGAAACTTTCCAACAAGAGCTGAAGGATTTGAAGGAAATAGTTCAAACAAAAGAG GTTGAACTCTTCGACATGAGGGAGAAGTTATGTGATGTCTtaagaaatgaaggaaaatcaGATGAAGAAATTAATCACTTGAAGAAGGATATTGAGAATTATAA GAAAGCAAACAGGGAGCTCATGGCAAGTTTCAACAAGCTCCAGATTCAAAATGAGACAGTTGCACAACAAACCCCAGGCAATGTGTCAGAAGCAAAGGCACTTGAAGTCCACCTAGAG GAATGTAAGGCAAATGAGAAGAAGaccaaaaaagaaatgaagaaactAGAAGAAGAAAACTATCAATTAAG AAATAAAGTGGAATCTTTGAGCGTAAAAGTTGAAGAGAGGAAAACTATTCAAGAAAAATATGAGAAGAGT atCCAAAACTTACAGAAGGaaattgtgaaaaaagaaaaattactgaaCTCTGTTGAGATGAAG CTGATCAATGGTAAAGCAAAactagaaaataaaacaaaagctcAAGAGGAATGTCTAAGAGAG AATAGGAACTTAAAGAAACAACTCGCAACAGAAAGTGTGAATTTCCATAAACTTGAGAATGAG TTGAATGAAATCAAAGAACAGtttataaaaactgaaagtctGCATAATGAGGAGCTTAAGAAGTTACAGGAGGACATTGAAGTCAAGACCGCCACTGAAGCAGAGCTCCAACAGAAG GTACAAAAGCTGAGCCTGGAAGCTTTAGAGGCTACTAAGAGTAAAGAGGAGGTGGAGCTCAAATGCCAGCAAAAGATATCTGACATGGTAGCCTTAATGGAAAAGCATAAG AATCAGTATGACAAGATGGTTCAAGAAAAAGATGCTGAACTTCATAGCACAAGAAGAAAAGAAGCTGAAATAAATGCCAATAATACTTCACTG GAGCTGGAACTGTCAGAGATGAAAAGAGAGAATTCACATCTAAAGCAGCAACTTCAAAATGAATCAAATGAAAGG GACAAACTGAAGCAGGAAATTAAGGCTTTGAATACAAAAATTGAGTCTGTACATCAAGACATGCAACAGAAG AGATCAGAACAAGGCCCCAAAGAAATTAGGTGTACTGCAAGCCAAAACCCAGCAGCTTCACTGAAATCCATGAAGCGATCAGtgttcagtttttcagaagAGCCTGAAAATGACAGTATTATTAAAACACCATCTCTGAGTTCAGTCAGTAAGAGGCTGTCTTCAACACCACAAATTAAG GGagatgtattttactgtaaaaaatattggTACAAAGCTAAAACTGTAAGAAAACTGTTTACTTTGTCAAAGCATTCAAGGACAGAAATCTTAAAGACTCCAAACTGGAGTTCAATCAAAAAGGCAACAGGATGTATTAAG TCATACAGAATACGTACTCCTCCGTCAACTGGAAAATCTATGCCCTGGAAGAAAAATACCCTGGAGCTTGACCCCAAGTCTGATAGCTCTGACCAAAATGATTTActg GGTTTTTCTGTTGAGCATAAGCCATTGAGAAGTCTACAAAGAGGTGATGGCAGGACACATCATCAGTATGGGAACCCATACAAAAAG AGCCAGAGTCCTGCAGTTACAAAGTCTCCGGGGACTGCTCTTAAACTAGCAGCAGTGAAGAGAATGAGAGATGCTGGTTGGACAGCTGTCACCAGcgcagaaaacaaaaagaagaagaagaatgaaaatacatttgcttAG
- the LOC108918206 gene encoding uncharacterized protein LOC108918206 isoform X4 — protein sequence MKRERCPPKKKTTARANNFEHIEDLFLTAPAIESGVPSGMSYSEKSMTIFFSVLLGIVVLVILMYIIKRCKRKTQYSHRPLCNSSEETVDRFVAADDTLVISGGLYDGPCIYNPTINTLNEEEEFHNDQPPFAPRPTHFRLEFLNEDQESKSLDYKTSKLETFQPVEKDS from the exons ATGAAAAGGGAGAGGTGTccaccaaagaaaaaaacaactgcgCGAGCAAACAACTTTGAACATATTGAGGATTTGTTCCTGACAGCACCTGCCATTGAATCTG GTGTTCCAAGTGGAATGAGCTACTCAGAAAAGAGCATGAccattttcttcagtgttttgctTGGCATCGTGGTCCTGGTCATACTCATGTACATCATTAAAAGATGTAAACGAAAGACTCAGTACTCTCATCGCCCACTCTGTAACAGCTCTGAGGAAACAG TAGACAGATTTGTGGCAGCAGACGACACTCTCGTGATCTCAGGAGGACTCTATGATGGACCTTGTATCTACAACCCCACCATCAACACTCtgaatgaggaggaggagttccATAATGATCAACCCCCATTTGCTCCTCGACCCACCCACTTCCGACTAGAGTTCTTGAATGAAGACCAAGAGAGCAAGTCCCTGGATTACAAGACTTCTAAATTGGAAACTTTTCAGCCAGTGGAAAAAGATTCTTAA
- the LOC108918206 gene encoding uncharacterized protein LOC108918206 isoform X3 — protein sequence MKRERCPPKKKTTARANNFEHIEDLFLTAPAIESAGVPSGMSYSEKSMTIFFSVLLGIVVLVILMYIIKRCKRKTQYSHRPLCNSSEETVDRFVAADDTLVISGGLYDGPCIYNPTINTLNEEEEFHNDQPPFAPRPTHFRLEFLNEDQESKSLDYKTSKLETFQPVEKDS from the exons ATGAAAAGGGAGAGGTGTccaccaaagaaaaaaacaactgcgCGAGCAAACAACTTTGAACATATTGAGGATTTGTTCCTGACAGCACCTGCCATTGAATCTG CAGGTGTTCCAAGTGGAATGAGCTACTCAGAAAAGAGCATGAccattttcttcagtgttttgctTGGCATCGTGGTCCTGGTCATACTCATGTACATCATTAAAAGATGTAAACGAAAGACTCAGTACTCTCATCGCCCACTCTGTAACAGCTCTGAGGAAACAG TAGACAGATTTGTGGCAGCAGACGACACTCTCGTGATCTCAGGAGGACTCTATGATGGACCTTGTATCTACAACCCCACCATCAACACTCtgaatgaggaggaggagttccATAATGATCAACCCCCATTTGCTCCTCGACCCACCCACTTCCGACTAGAGTTCTTGAATGAAGACCAAGAGAGCAAGTCCCTGGATTACAAGACTTCTAAATTGGAAACTTTTCAGCCAGTGGAAAAAGATTCTTAA
- the LOC108918206 gene encoding uncharacterized protein LOC108918206 isoform X1, with protein sequence MIFQLIFPACLILAATSSASFITAPPDGLTSKAENVTSAVPVFTASNITIAPNYTWNSPTSTKNTPSVAATIYENSTKDSPALSTSTLQPENTITSTNTQLTTTLQPSANATAGPTGIVPVSTHGTLPSANTDKASNAPPHGYQTTEPNPYKNISAWTFSSAHPITEAGVPSGMSYSEKSMTIFFSVLLGIVVLVILMYIIKRCKRKTQYSHRPLCNSSEETVDRFVAADDTLVISGGLYDGPCIYNPTINTLNEEEEFHNDQPPFAPRPTHFRLEFLNEDQESKSLDYKTSKLETFQPVEKDS encoded by the exons ATGATTTTTCAGCTTATTTTTCCTGCTTGTCTGATATTGGCTGCTACATCCAGTGCTTCATTCATAACGGCTCCTCCTGATGGACTCACCAGCAAAGCCGAAAATGTAACATCTGCTGTTCCTGTGTTCACTGCCTCAAATATAACCATTGCACCAAATTACACCTGGAACAGCCCCACTTCTACAAAGAATACCCCAAGCGTGGCTGCTACAATTTACGAAAACTCAACCAAGGATAGCCCAGCATTATCAACATCAACATTACAGCCAGaaaacacaatcacatcaacaaacacacagctaaCAAcaaccctgcaaccttcagCCAATGCCACAGCAGGGCCTACTGGAATAGTCCCTGTTTCTACTCATGGTACCTTACCCAGTGCCAACACAGACAAGGCCTCCAATGCCCCCCCTCATGGATATCAGACAACTGAACCAAACCCTTACAAAAACATCTCAGCATGGACATTCAGCTCTGCACATCCCATTACTGAAG CAGGTGTTCCAAGTGGAATGAGCTACTCAGAAAAGAGCATGAccattttcttcagtgttttgctTGGCATCGTGGTCCTGGTCATACTCATGTACATCATTAAAAGATGTAAACGAAAGACTCAGTACTCTCATCGCCCACTCTGTAACAGCTCTGAGGAAACAG TAGACAGATTTGTGGCAGCAGACGACACTCTCGTGATCTCAGGAGGACTCTATGATGGACCTTGTATCTACAACCCCACCATCAACACTCtgaatgaggaggaggagttccATAATGATCAACCCCCATTTGCTCCTCGACCCACCCACTTCCGACTAGAGTTCTTGAATGAAGACCAAGAGAGCAAGTCCCTGGATTACAAGACTTCTAAATTGGAAACTTTTCAGCCAGTGGAAAAAGATTCTTAA
- the LOC108918206 gene encoding uncharacterized protein LOC108918206 isoform X2, with protein MIFQLIFPACLILAATSSASFITAPPDGLTSKAENVTSAVPVFTASNITIAPNYTWNSPTSTKNTPSVAATIYENSTKDSPALSTSTLQPENTITSTNTQLTTTLQPSANATAGPTGIVPVSTHGTLPSANTDKASNAPPHGYQTTEPNPYKNISAWTFSSAHPITEGVPSGMSYSEKSMTIFFSVLLGIVVLVILMYIIKRCKRKTQYSHRPLCNSSEETVDRFVAADDTLVISGGLYDGPCIYNPTINTLNEEEEFHNDQPPFAPRPTHFRLEFLNEDQESKSLDYKTSKLETFQPVEKDS; from the exons ATGATTTTTCAGCTTATTTTTCCTGCTTGTCTGATATTGGCTGCTACATCCAGTGCTTCATTCATAACGGCTCCTCCTGATGGACTCACCAGCAAAGCCGAAAATGTAACATCTGCTGTTCCTGTGTTCACTGCCTCAAATATAACCATTGCACCAAATTACACCTGGAACAGCCCCACTTCTACAAAGAATACCCCAAGCGTGGCTGCTACAATTTACGAAAACTCAACCAAGGATAGCCCAGCATTATCAACATCAACATTACAGCCAGaaaacacaatcacatcaacaaacacacagctaaCAAcaaccctgcaaccttcagCCAATGCCACAGCAGGGCCTACTGGAATAGTCCCTGTTTCTACTCATGGTACCTTACCCAGTGCCAACACAGACAAGGCCTCCAATGCCCCCCCTCATGGATATCAGACAACTGAACCAAACCCTTACAAAAACATCTCAGCATGGACATTCAGCTCTGCACATCCCATTACTGAAG GTGTTCCAAGTGGAATGAGCTACTCAGAAAAGAGCATGAccattttcttcagtgttttgctTGGCATCGTGGTCCTGGTCATACTCATGTACATCATTAAAAGATGTAAACGAAAGACTCAGTACTCTCATCGCCCACTCTGTAACAGCTCTGAGGAAACAG TAGACAGATTTGTGGCAGCAGACGACACTCTCGTGATCTCAGGAGGACTCTATGATGGACCTTGTATCTACAACCCCACCATCAACACTCtgaatgaggaggaggagttccATAATGATCAACCCCCATTTGCTCCTCGACCCACCCACTTCCGACTAGAGTTCTTGAATGAAGACCAAGAGAGCAAGTCCCTGGATTACAAGACTTCTAAATTGGAAACTTTTCAGCCAGTGGAAAAAGATTCTTAA